In Oreochromis aureus strain Israel breed Guangdong linkage group 6, ZZ_aureus, whole genome shotgun sequence, the genomic window AGCCTGCAGTCTGGGCAGGATCCGGTCTGTCAGATCCAGAGCGTTTGCAATACCTGCAAAGACATCACAGTGGTCAGCATGTAGAACAGATACTAAGATTTTTTTCAGAACACACTGCTTTCTGTCTACAAGACACAAAGATGTGAGAGCTGGTGAATTCGGGATATTTGTTGAGTTCTTACCGATGAGACAGAGGCGAGACTTTGGCAGGTAGGGCCACTCAAAGATTGTGTAGAGGACGTCCTGGGCTTTGCTGTCCAGTTGATCCATCTCATCCAGAACAAGAAgccttaaaggaaaaaaaaaaaaaaccaaacagaccCAATCAGTATCTCAGCAGGCAGTAATtagttaatattttaaaaacatcccAAAAGGGACTTTCAACcagcaactttttaaaaagaatatcTTTAGTAGATCGTTTGCTCTAAAATTCTAAAAAGCCACACCCTTTAGTCATCTACTGTATACTTCCTTTTTCAAGTAAATGTATGATGAGGATTTGTTGACTCACACAGTGGGCCCCGGGGCTGTCAGGAACCTCTGCAGTCCGTTCTGGCCGCCAGATGCCTTCAGTTTGTCAGCCAGCAGTGGAAAGACGGCATGGGAGCTCCTCAGACTCATGCAGTTCACCATCACCGTCTGTACTGACGACAGTTCAGCCTGAAGGGACACAAAATGCAATCAGTTACTGACAAAACTTCAACCCTGGCTGTTACGTAGACAATCAGGGAACAGATTATTAGCCTGCACTCAGACTTTAAACTTCCACTTTAAGACcctcaaactctggaaatgaagcctgTGGGGTGCTGCTCAAACTCCAATCTTACTGCAGTAACTGAAAGTCGCCAGCAGGTGTCCTAAAGCACTAAACATGACAGACTACAGACTCCTTTGGCTCACCTTCATCTCTTGCAGCACACAGTTGAGGCAGGCTGTCTTGCCTGTTCCCGGGGCTCCAGAGATGTAGAGGCTGCCGGGGACATGCTGAAGCACTTTGTCCTCCAGGAAGGACCGGATGGAGGTCCGCTCGGCCTCTCGGGACATAAGGCGCTCAGGGATGGCAGTGTGGAGCGCCTGCTTCACACTCTGAAACCTCAACTCTGGAGAAGAAATGGTGATAATGTagtgtaatataatataagtgtggaacaaaaaaagaagaagaaaaaaagaactagAGTTCTTACTTTCTCCAAACAGTCGAGCAACGGGTGGCTTCTTGTTCAGATTTTTATGGATGGGGCTCCCAGTAGGCGTTTCTTCTCGTTTCGGAGATGATTTGGCAGTGGAAGGGAGCGTCTGTTGCCCCAAGGATGGGATCAGCTGACGCCGAGCCTGGACCGGTGAGTTCTCATCAAGGCCGAGTTTTCGTGGTGAGGCCAGGCTCAgcttgctttgttttgtaggtGAACACTGCAGGGATGTGCCAAGGTTGCAGCCATTGTCATCACCTTGATGGAGAaaaatgagaagtgttgttatTTGTTATGACTCAAGGCTGGCTTTTTAGGATCTGAAATTTTAATCCTGAATTGAAGATTTgccatttaaattcaattcacaTTTTTTAGCCTAGAGGTACTGAAGGTGAAccattattagttattagtgTACAGAGCTGCATGAAGTAGTGGAACAACTGAAGCTTCTGAATTCACCGTTCAATACCTGTGCGCTTTCGAGGGCTGAGGGGAATCCGGCTTTGGAGACGAGGGGAGGAAGGTGCTGGTGGCTGTGCCGAAGTGTGTCTGGGTGAGAGAGAGGACGAGAGGGCGACTGGCCGCGTTGAGGAGAGAGGAGCGGGCTGGTCTGTGTAGCGTCTGGGGGACAGTGGGGTGGACAAGTTAATGGGACGTCTTGGGGGGAGGGGTCCGATCCGGGTCAGCCCCGGGGTATGGGGCTGAGGTTCAGGTTTGGCTGGTGACACAGCTGGGGACTTCTGGGGCTCCGGCTTCTTGGAGTGGGAGGAAACTCTGCAGGATTTACGTCGAGGGAACTGAAGTGTGGGCTGAGCTCGTCCCTGGGAGCGTGTGCTGGGCATTTTGGATTCACCTAAACAAAGACAACATGTTTAAGCACCTAAATATGACACATGGTTCAGACgtcatttaaatattaaaaaaatattaaccaatgttttgtttacctttttttatatatttatatatgcatGAACAGAGCTGTGGCCAGATAAATATGATCTGTGAAGATTAAACACTGATGGGATTCCGTTGAAGTGCGTGTTCCCATTTGGAAATACATAAACATGTACTTTAGTGTAAGgaccaccaaaaacaacaaagctaAACATGTGCTAGAAGACTTTCGACTGATTCACAGGCAAATTACCTCTAAGCCTAAATTTCACGTGTATCTTAGATAGCATAAAGTGAATTTCCGGGGAACTTATACGTGTTTGAGTGGAATTGTCTGCTGTGGGTCTTGAAAAATGGGCAAAGGCATTTCAGAAACAATCGTGTCCCCAAATAAACCTTGCGTTCATTGGTTGTACAGATCTGTTCGCATATAGTCCCTCCATGATTTGCTGTCCTATAAAAGCTGTTCAGTTGCTCTAACATGCTACTCAAACACGAGCCATTAATCACGTAACTTTGTTAAAATTCAAAATCGCAAATAAAATCGTAGCATTGCGCTTATTACTACACTAACAGCGCAAATTAAATTTGTTATATTACGTGATTCCTGAGCTAACAGTTACCTATAAACAGGAAATAATATATTGTGCTCCACTAATGGCGCCAAACAAAGGCCTCGGCCTTTAAATATCCGAGTTACCACTTTGACCGAACAGTTTTGTAAATCTAAAATATATGCTGGTTGTCTATAAATGACTCCGAATGCATTTATTTGCAAATACAAGCAAGCGTGTAAAGTTAACTGAGATATTTTTAAGAGTAGTAGCAAATCGACTCTGGAGAGTAGACTACAGTAAGTCAGCTCTCTTCCGCCCGTCCATtatcaaatgtatttttcttttagttaaaTGAGCGTGTTGGTAATAAACGTACCTCTTAAATTAAGTTGATAGAAGTCCTCTCGGTACAAAGCAAAacgtgttttcttttctctctggcCTCCCGAACAGCGCTTGTCCGCCGGTAGACTGAAACCAAACTTGCGCCAAATCTCCAGCAACTCTTTCTAGATCAGCTGTCTTTCCCGCCGCTGCCCTCTGATTGGCTTAGCTGAGTGAAGCTCATTGGCTAAAGCGTTACGGACGGATGTTACGTCAATGTTACGTACCCCAGTCGGTGGCGGGAGTTTGAACACTGAGTACTCTTTTGGCGCAAAGTGAATTTCCCGGGAACTTATACGTGTCCAAATGCTGGCATATTTACCTGTTTCTCCAAAATAATTCACGTTATGGAAATAATCAGAGTAAACTATTTTAACTGCCATATCACTGCACTAAAACAATAACACAAAGCattaataatatatacaatataaagcatataaatatatatttttaaatacatacaATATGTTTTGGACATTACTACAAAGACACATTTTGCTCCTGATTTGCCATCAGcattttttgttgccttattcAGAACTGAAGATAAGTGTCGATTATCTTTACCACTTTACCTTTAGTTAAAGTGGGGAATGGTGGTAGCACTGTTTTCTCACAAGGAGGTTGGGTTTGAATCTAGCCAGGGGCCTTTGTTTGTGGAGTTTACATGTTGTCCCTGTTTCTGcagcgggggggggggttaatccactcacctcttttcactgcCCGTGTGTTTATATACCACTGGAATATGTTGTTCGATTTTGTCTACTCTCTCCCATTGCTAGTTTATCATCCCTGTTCTCCcctatttttttgtctttgccttCACTCTTAACTGGTTATGGCAGATAAActcctccctgagtctggttttGCTGGATGCCAAATACCTTCCGATTGTCATTTCCCCTCAACTACTGTGGACTCTTTACCTCACAGTAAAACAAACCCCAAGGAAGCTtttgttgtgaaataaaaacaaaacaaaactacaacaCCAAATAGAAAAGCTTGATAAAATGAATACAACATGAAACCACAAACAACTCCATAAGAGCAAAAAGACAAATTgtacacatttaaaataaaggaaaaactttaataaaataGATGCTCAGCGAGCAAATATCTTAATAAACACCAGTACTGTGGGGCGAGGTTCTGTTAGATTGAAGATTAGCAacaattcatttgcttttgaaGAATGCTGACATTCTTACAAGTGTCTCGCTTAtagagcacaaataaaacaaatacagcCAAACGATTTCTGTaagattttaaatgaattaGAGAAACAGATGAAGGATGTGAGTGCTCGACTTTCACTAGACTGTAGGACTGATGGAAACTGCCTGGTTTTACTGCAGCTTTTAGCCATCAGTGAACAACTCCAGTAATTGGGCAACAGAACTGTTTTGCATACAGAGTCCTGTCAACAACACATAGTTGCACCCATGTCAAACATTTAGCATGCTTACTCATCAAAAGACTCATGGCCCCTCCTTCAATAAAAAGTCATACATGTATATGCAGTGAGCAGTGCTTATACTGAAAATAACCAGATAAATGTGTGAGTAGCTTCATTGATTTTCCCCAATCATTAGCAAGTGAAGTGACGTTCAGGAGGTTTCATCAGCAGTTAACACAAGTTGTGTCCTTCAGTATCATGTTTATTGATTTAATCATCACACAGTCATCTCTCTCTGTTAATGCTTTACAGAGCGATGAAAAGTAACatttataaaacatttataaatacaaacttattcattcacattttctttacattattgcttGTATGtcgtctctctcacacacacacacacacacacacacacactataggCCAGCCACCCAAAGTTTCAATgtacaaaatatatatacataaatgaCAAAAAGCAGTATGTGCAAATCCAATAAACCCACATTATATTCACAGCAGAACATTTGAaaagtttaaactgagaaagTGTCATTTTCAGAACAACATTAGCTCATTTTGACTTTGATGGAAGCAGCAAAATGTAGGACAGACAGATGTGATAGCAATATGAAAATCATAGGGGTCATGTGAGTCAAGTTTCCAggaaacttgacctctgaccttaactTCCCACATGTCTGAACATATTTGGGGTCGTCTAAACCAGTGGATCCCAAACTTTGtttgctaggcccccctttgttttacaagaaaaatgttcgtgccccccaccaccaccacgtaaacacatcctccaaccacacacacccatattttgctccattgcggtttatttcacacctcaaacatttagtaaacaattaagcaaataaaaGTAAACCGCAATAGATTACGGTTAGTAATAAAACTCtcttacgctacgtccacacctacatgggtatttttgaaaatgcagctgtttctatgcgttttgggcctttcgtccacacgtaaacggcgtatcgaatcaccgaaaacagatttttttaaaactccttttttgcctttacgtgtggacgaggaatacagagttcgtcatgcaacgtcaaaggtatgtgccttttttcacgtcatgCTGTGCGCcatgttattgtttacatgagatgaattgcagatagagacaaaatcctgttaatctgactatctgcaggttttacacgcttacatatacacacgcagttactgtccctccatttagaaaggcagaggcgtcaaacctaccttggcacttgtccATGTGAACCCAAAGGGAAgacatgcttcaccatattttctagtctttggcttggaaacatatttggcgatgcttcatcttctgctttgcgtttgtgtgggcgccccgtcaaaaacctgtccattatgctagcagtgtccaagcgttctttccccccctcccccccccttctcataccgcgccccccctgcaatggctctgcacCCCCCCTAGGGAGctggccccacactttgggaacctctggtcTAGACTACAATTACTAAATTTTGCTGTACAAGGCCTGATATCCTCTTCTCAGAAACtacatcaggtaaaaaaaaaaaaaaataaaataaaaaaataaaaaattctttgtttttacattcatcaggtctcaatcagcccaaatagcaaagagaaattaaaaatgcatgacaTGAAAGActttgggtcttaggaggttaaggaCAAGGTCACAGAGATTCAAACTCATCTGAGATGCACCTCTGGTATCACTTTGTCATCTTGTTCTAGAGTCATTGTGTTCACATGTAATACCTCTTTTACAGCTAAGTGTTTTCCTTACACATataaaatccttttttaaagTTCCCTCTCTCTTATTGGCAGCACATGATTTGTTAATCACTGCATTCTGCTAAATTTCATAAGATGGTTTAATTTTCAGTGGGATCATCATTTGGTGGCTGGTTCCTCCTCGGCACCATCTCACAAATCCctctgcaaaaaacaaagactcCTTTTTATGGTTGAATATGAAGTtgattaagttttttttttttttaaattaagaaatgtaaacaataaaagttttactagaaaaaaaaaaaaaaaaaaaaaaaatatactacATCGATTATTTTCATggtgaaaatgtaaacatataGTA contains:
- the cdc6 gene encoding cell division control protein 6 homolog: MPSTRSQGRAQPTLQFPRRKSCRVSSHSKKPEPQKSPAVSPAKPEPQPHTPGLTRIGPLPPRRPINLSTPLSPRRYTDQPAPLSSTRPVALSSSLSPRHTSAQPPAPSSPRLQSRIPLSPRKRTGDDNGCNLGTSLQCSPTKQSKLSLASPRKLGLDENSPVQARRQLIPSLGQQTLPSTAKSSPKREETPTGSPIHKNLNKKPPVARLFGEKLRFQSVKQALHTAIPERLMSREAERTSIRSFLEDKVLQHVPGSLYISGAPGTGKTACLNCVLQEMKAELSSVQTVMVNCMSLRSSHAVFPLLADKLKASGGQNGLQRFLTAPGPTVLLVLDEMDQLDSKAQDVLYTIFEWPYLPKSRLCLIGIANALDLTDRILPRLQARPQCRPLLLHFPPYSREELTVIVQDRLVQASAEGLLDASAVQFCARKVSAVSGDARKALDICRRAVEIVESDERKKASDPKGESKASRVSLPQVARVLSEVYGDRMASQSSGSEGESFPLQQKLLVCCLLLLIRNGKSKEIGLGKLHEIYSRLCAQRQVSGVGQGECLSLCSLLESQGIFALKKAKEARLTKVFLKIEEKDVENALKDRTLLGSILAGGLPS